Proteins from a genomic interval of Tautonia rosea:
- a CDS encoding YifB family Mg chelatase-like AAA ATPase, with product MLAKLASYTLIGIEAEPVEVEVDVSATPVPKTVLVGLAEAAVRESTHRVERALVNSGYRRPSDRVVINLAPADLKKDAGGFDLPIALGLLLASGQISLERLGTFAVVGELALTGETRPIKGALAMALRARREGRTGLLVPAANASEAAVVEGLDVFPIGSLAEAVGFLSGQLDTEPTAVDVDEVFHRAAHYEEDFSDVKGQDGAKRALLIAAAGSHNLLMIGPPGTGKTLLARRLPTIMPPLTPAESLETTRIYSAMGLLGSQPLLGVRPFRSPHHSVSDAGLVGGGSTPQPGEISLAHKGVLFLDELPEFNRKTLEVLRQPLEEGCVTISRALRSVTFPADFVLVAAMNPCPCGYRGDPRKACSCSPPQVERYLGKISGPLLDRIDLHIHVPAVPFTQLAEAPPGPDSAEFLEKVLDARARQLDRFGSAGPGVNGRMTPRQVRKICTLKPESSALLKGAMEELGLSARAHDKVLRVSRTLADLEGTDAIEPQHVAEAVGYRSLDRSVWA from the coding sequence ATGCTCGCCAAGCTCGCGTCGTACACGCTGATCGGGATCGAGGCCGAACCGGTTGAGGTCGAAGTCGATGTCTCGGCAACTCCGGTACCCAAGACGGTGCTGGTGGGCTTGGCCGAGGCCGCAGTGCGGGAGAGTACCCACCGCGTCGAGCGTGCGCTGGTCAACTCCGGCTACCGTCGACCTTCCGATCGGGTTGTGATCAATCTCGCCCCCGCGGATCTCAAAAAGGACGCTGGCGGCTTCGACCTGCCGATCGCGCTCGGGCTCTTGCTGGCCAGTGGCCAGATCAGCCTGGAACGTCTTGGGACGTTTGCCGTGGTCGGCGAGCTGGCCCTGACCGGCGAAACTCGGCCCATCAAGGGGGCACTCGCAATGGCCCTGCGTGCCCGTCGAGAAGGCCGAACGGGGCTCCTTGTTCCCGCCGCCAACGCCTCCGAGGCTGCGGTGGTCGAGGGACTCGACGTATTCCCGATCGGCAGCCTGGCCGAGGCCGTCGGATTCCTTTCCGGCCAGCTCGACACGGAGCCAACGGCCGTCGATGTCGACGAGGTCTTCCATCGTGCCGCTCATTATGAAGAAGATTTCTCCGACGTGAAGGGCCAGGACGGCGCCAAGCGGGCCTTGCTCATCGCCGCCGCAGGCTCTCATAACTTGTTGATGATCGGACCACCGGGCACGGGTAAGACCCTCCTCGCCCGTCGCTTGCCGACCATCATGCCCCCCTTGACGCCGGCCGAAAGTCTTGAAACCACGCGAATTTATAGCGCGATGGGATTACTCGGCTCGCAACCCCTGCTCGGCGTTCGTCCGTTCCGATCCCCGCACCATTCGGTCAGTGACGCTGGCCTGGTGGGAGGGGGAAGCACGCCCCAGCCCGGAGAGATTTCGCTGGCCCACAAGGGCGTCCTGTTCCTCGATGAGCTTCCTGAATTCAACCGCAAAACCCTCGAAGTCCTCCGCCAGCCCCTGGAAGAAGGCTGCGTGACGATCAGCCGAGCCCTGCGGAGTGTGACCTTCCCGGCCGATTTTGTCCTGGTTGCGGCCATGAATCCGTGCCCGTGCGGCTATCGCGGCGACCCGCGCAAGGCGTGCAGTTGCTCTCCGCCACAGGTCGAGCGTTACCTGGGAAAGATCAGTGGCCCCTTGCTTGATCGGATCGACCTGCACATTCACGTTCCGGCGGTGCCGTTTACCCAGCTTGCCGAAGCGCCTCCTGGTCCTGATTCGGCCGAATTCCTGGAAAAGGTCCTCGATGCCCGGGCCCGACAACTCGATCGCTTCGGCTCGGCAGGCCCCGGCGTCAACGGTCGAATGACCCCCCGCCAGGTCCGGAAGATTTGCACCTTGAAACCTGAGTCGTCCGCCTTGCTGAAAGGGGCGATGGAGGAACTCGGACTCTCTGCCCGAGCTCACGATAAGGTCCTCCGCGTCTCCCGGACGCTCGCCGACCTCGAAGGAACCGACGCCATTGAACCACAGCACGTAGCCGAGGCCGTCGGGTACCGATCACTTGACCGGAGTGTCTGGGCCTGA
- a CDS encoding alpha/beta hydrolase translates to MRSFVFGVVAFLSLAPVATARQERTAEVTADIVYTTVDGRELKLDLAQPAARSDARPAIVAIHGGAWRAGNKSDLRNLLVEFAEAGYVAISPEYRFCPEHTFPAQVHDVKAAVRWLRANAETYGVDPDRIGAVGFSAGGHLALMLGLTDPSGALEGPVPEDAPASNVQAVVNFFGPTDLLAEDLPMISIPLRNDFIGGTPEEKPEATAAASPITHVSRGDAPILVFQGTADPLIPTSQATTLAAAMAEAGVPGRVELIVGAGHGVSGPELPRTKEATFEFFDLHLKSEGAVPAFLKP, encoded by the coding sequence ATGAGATCGTTTGTCTTCGGTGTGGTTGCCTTCCTCAGCCTGGCACCGGTTGCAACGGCACGTCAGGAGCGGACTGCCGAAGTGACCGCCGACATCGTCTACACGACCGTCGATGGCCGCGAGTTAAAGCTCGACCTTGCCCAACCGGCGGCCCGATCCGACGCCCGCCCCGCAATCGTTGCCATTCATGGGGGAGCTTGGAGGGCCGGGAACAAGAGCGACCTGCGGAACCTTCTCGTCGAATTCGCCGAGGCGGGGTACGTGGCCATCTCTCCTGAGTATCGCTTCTGTCCCGAGCACACCTTCCCCGCGCAGGTCCACGACGTGAAGGCCGCGGTGCGCTGGCTTCGCGCAAATGCCGAGACATACGGCGTCGATCCAGACCGGATCGGAGCGGTTGGCTTCTCGGCCGGAGGGCATCTGGCGTTGATGCTGGGTCTGACCGACCCGAGCGGCGCTTTGGAAGGACCGGTCCCTGAGGATGCTCCCGCCTCAAATGTTCAGGCCGTGGTCAACTTCTTCGGACCGACCGACCTGCTCGCCGAGGATCTGCCGATGATCTCCATCCCCTTGCGCAACGATTTCATCGGCGGAACCCCCGAGGAAAAGCCCGAGGCAACCGCCGCGGCGTCGCCGATCACCCACGTTTCCAGGGGAGATGCGCCGATCCTCGTCTTCCAGGGGACGGCCGACCCACTCATCCCGACCTCGCAGGCAACCACCCTGGCCGCTGCCATGGCTGAAGCCGGTGTTCCCGGACGGGTCGAACTGATTGTCGGAGCAGGACACGGGGTCAGCGGTCCGGAGCTTCCTCGGACCAAGGAAGCGACTTTTGAGTTCTTCGATCTCCATCTCAAGTCCGAGGGAGCAGTCCCCGCGTTCCTCAAGCCTTGA
- a CDS encoding aldose 1-epimerase family protein, which yields MRIELDDRNRERQTEGMTITPAALGINASASWSISQRTLRGGRRNGVELIRVENGALAIEIVPTRGMGLWRGQFRGDPVGWSSPISDGPIHPALVNLAGLGGFGWLDGFDELLARCGLEHNGPPGTDGPFAHGLHGRIQNIPAHQVSIEVSEEPPHELVVSGQVDEARLFGPKLRMMTRYATIPGSNRVEVRDEFVNLGDRPAPLVILYHWNLGPPYLDAGARLVAAAETVVPQTARAAEGIDHHDTFGPPDPGFAEQVYLCKLIGAGPEGHTAVMLRNAEGDRAFVLRFATSQLPCFTLWKNTMGLNEGYVTGLEPATNYPNPRDFERRQGRFVEIAPGASHVAELSFELLDSAEAIAAVENEIKALQAGTTPVILPNPCEPFAPV from the coding sequence GTGCGGATTGAACTCGATGATCGGAATCGTGAACGGCAGACCGAGGGAATGACGATCACCCCCGCTGCACTCGGAATCAACGCATCAGCGTCGTGGTCGATCAGCCAAAGGACGCTTCGGGGTGGTCGCCGTAACGGGGTCGAGTTGATCCGTGTCGAGAACGGAGCCCTGGCGATCGAGATCGTGCCGACTCGAGGCATGGGTCTCTGGCGAGGTCAGTTCCGGGGAGATCCGGTCGGTTGGTCCTCTCCCATCAGCGATGGCCCGATTCACCCAGCCCTGGTCAATCTTGCCGGGCTGGGGGGGTTCGGCTGGCTCGATGGGTTTGATGAACTGCTTGCGCGTTGCGGTCTGGAACACAACGGTCCGCCGGGAACTGATGGGCCGTTCGCTCACGGGTTGCACGGCCGCATCCAGAACATCCCCGCCCATCAGGTTTCGATTGAGGTTTCCGAAGAACCTCCCCATGAACTTGTGGTTTCAGGGCAGGTCGATGAGGCTCGCCTGTTCGGTCCAAAGCTCCGCATGATGACCCGGTACGCGACGATCCCGGGATCGAACCGGGTGGAGGTCCGCGACGAGTTCGTCAATCTTGGGGATCGTCCGGCCCCGCTGGTGATCCTTTATCACTGGAACCTGGGACCGCCGTACCTCGACGCGGGTGCCCGACTCGTTGCCGCTGCCGAAACCGTGGTGCCCCAAACGGCAAGAGCCGCCGAAGGGATCGATCACCATGACACCTTCGGCCCGCCCGATCCCGGTTTCGCCGAACAGGTCTATCTCTGCAAGCTGATCGGAGCAGGGCCTGAGGGTCACACCGCGGTCATGCTTCGAAACGCCGAGGGAGACAGGGCGTTTGTCCTGCGGTTTGCCACGTCGCAGCTGCCGTGTTTCACCCTCTGGAAGAATACGATGGGGCTCAACGAGGGGTATGTGACTGGGCTGGAACCCGCGACCAACTACCCAAATCCCCGCGACTTCGAGCGTCGACAGGGACGCTTTGTGGAAATCGCTCCGGGAGCATCGCATGTCGCGGAACTCTCCTTCGAACTCCTCGATTCGGCCGAGGCGATTGCCGCCGTTGAGAACGAGATCAAGGCCCTTCAGGCAGGAACGACTCCGGTGATTCTTCCGAATCCTTGCGAACCCTTCGCTCCCGTCTGA
- a CDS encoding TraR/DksA family transcriptional regulator produces the protein MARKDALFRLHSRLVARRDALRKALAGDLESLNDLRAMNDVGDSVDAAVDSANDEISSQIAQIESRELSQIEHALDRMSEGTYGQCEHCGGKIAVARLNALPYTCTCIDCQREQERMGHTGMSQAIDYRWSEISDRHFDENDRQINLSDYEMDMSESGR, from the coding sequence ATGGCTCGTAAAGACGCGCTGTTTCGTTTGCACTCGCGATTGGTCGCCCGTCGCGACGCCTTGCGGAAAGCCTTGGCTGGTGATCTTGAATCGCTGAACGATCTGCGGGCGATGAACGACGTGGGCGATAGCGTCGATGCGGCCGTCGACTCGGCCAACGATGAAATCAGTTCGCAAATCGCCCAGATCGAGAGCCGGGAACTCAGCCAGATCGAACATGCCCTCGACCGCATGTCCGAGGGAACCTACGGCCAGTGCGAACATTGTGGCGGGAAGATTGCCGTCGCCCGGTTGAACGCGCTCCCGTACACCTGCACCTGCATCGACTGCCAGCGCGAGCAGGAGCGGATGGGCCACACTGGCATGAGCCAGGCAATCGACTACCGATGGTCTGAGATCTCCGATCGTCATTTCGACGAGAACGATCGGCAAATCAACCTCAGCGACTACGAAATGGACATGAGTGAGTCGGGCCGCTAA
- a CDS encoding S1C family serine protease — protein sequence MASRPSTAMMFAAVGCIGLGFGLGSIVDRGGRLNADPSPTRPNDPDRILEPAGLDHSDEAIYQSLARQYEQFYQVNRTFELVSKVVSRTVVHIVAVKRAEEQEGRTRRTFEESGSGVIVQSSIRPGLFVLTNNHVISGADPDNIQINLHDGRVLRPKAIFRDEDSDVAVLELPVNDLPSARLGDSDEAVPGTWVLAVGSPFGLTHSVSQGIISARGRQERDLYESGVHNQDFLQTDAAINPGNSGGPLVNLRGEVIGINTAIASHGGGNEGVGYSIPINLARWAMDQLITTGRVRRGAIGISLQDIFPEDYERYGLDRPRGTRISAVAEDSPAKSSGIQKGDVIVRFNGIQVNNTWHLINMVSTTPIGQSVELVVKRNGSEVSMKVEVADFEELTAKLPQIPTRNLSPEGYLVRP from the coding sequence ATGGCATCGCGACCCTCCACCGCCATGATGTTTGCCGCTGTCGGTTGCATCGGCCTCGGCTTTGGTCTGGGCTCGATCGTCGATCGAGGAGGCCGGCTCAACGCGGATCCCTCACCGACTCGTCCCAATGATCCAGACCGGATCCTTGAGCCCGCCGGACTCGACCATTCCGACGAGGCGATCTATCAGAGCCTTGCCCGGCAGTACGAACAGTTCTATCAGGTCAACCGAACCTTCGAACTGGTTTCCAAGGTCGTGTCCCGAACCGTGGTTCACATCGTCGCCGTGAAACGGGCTGAGGAGCAGGAGGGGCGGACCCGTCGAACGTTCGAGGAGAGCGGGTCGGGGGTCATTGTCCAGTCCTCCATCCGGCCTGGCCTCTTTGTCCTGACGAACAATCACGTTATCAGCGGCGCCGATCCGGACAATATCCAGATCAATCTGCACGATGGCCGGGTCCTCCGTCCCAAGGCTATCTTCCGTGATGAAGACTCCGACGTGGCAGTCCTGGAATTGCCTGTGAATGATCTTCCTTCCGCTCGCCTCGGCGATAGCGACGAGGCCGTCCCGGGAACCTGGGTTCTCGCGGTCGGTAGTCCCTTCGGACTGACGCACTCGGTCAGCCAGGGGATCATCAGCGCCCGAGGTCGCCAGGAACGTGATCTCTATGAAAGTGGCGTGCACAACCAGGATTTCCTCCAGACCGATGCCGCGATCAATCCGGGGAATTCCGGAGGTCCGCTAGTCAATCTTCGAGGAGAGGTGATCGGGATCAATACCGCCATCGCGTCGCACGGAGGTGGCAACGAAGGAGTCGGTTACAGCATTCCGATCAACCTGGCTCGGTGGGCCATGGATCAGCTCATCACCACCGGCAGGGTGCGACGAGGAGCCATCGGCATCTCGCTTCAGGACATCTTTCCCGAAGACTACGAACGCTATGGCCTGGACCGTCCCCGAGGCACCCGCATCTCGGCGGTCGCCGAGGACTCGCCCGCCAAGTCGAGTGGAATTCAGAAGGGGGACGTGATCGTTCGCTTCAATGGAATCCAGGTCAACAACACCTGGCATTTAATCAACATGGTCTCTACCACCCCGATTGGCCAATCGGTGGAACTGGTGGTAAAGCGAAATGGCAGTGAAGTCTCAATGAAGGTCGAAGTGGCCGATTTTGAAGAATTGACCGCGAAGCTTCCCCAGATCCCCACTCGGAACCTCAGCCCCGAGGGGTATCTGGTCCGTCCGTGA
- the trpD gene encoding anthranilate phosphoribosyltransferase: MLPSSGDCRSLQLALRQLGESRSISRELAFEAVSEIVAGQASEVLITAFLVGLRVKGESDEELAGAVDAVRRAMTPFDVPVRPVLDTCGTGGDGAASVNVSTASAIVVAASGVPVAKHGNRSASGVSGSSEVLEQLGVAIDPGHETQKRCLAELGLTFLFAPSFHPALRHVAGVRKQLPFRTLFNLVGPLANPARPEYQLVGVPDSRLAQLIANALARLGITRAAVVSGPEGLDEVGLSGPTQVIWIEGNRVESRTWLPAEFGLPETRADELRVSDSNDSADLILRMLEGEPGPVRSVVLANAAAALMVAGHASRPAEGVSQAAEAIDSGKARDLLDRWIRLTHPST, from the coding sequence TTGCTCCCCTCGTCTGGTGACTGTCGATCCCTGCAACTCGCTCTCCGGCAACTCGGTGAGTCGCGCTCGATCAGCCGAGAACTTGCCTTCGAAGCCGTGTCCGAGATTGTGGCCGGACAGGCTTCCGAGGTCCTCATCACGGCCTTCCTGGTCGGGTTGCGGGTCAAAGGGGAATCAGACGAGGAACTCGCCGGTGCCGTCGATGCGGTTCGGCGTGCGATGACCCCATTCGATGTCCCCGTGCGGCCTGTGCTCGACACCTGTGGCACGGGAGGCGACGGAGCGGCTTCGGTCAACGTTTCGACGGCCTCGGCGATTGTCGTCGCCGCCTCGGGTGTTCCCGTCGCCAAGCACGGGAATCGGTCAGCCTCGGGAGTCTCCGGAAGCTCCGAAGTGCTCGAACAATTGGGAGTGGCGATTGATCCGGGGCACGAGACGCAGAAACGTTGCCTTGCGGAACTCGGCCTGACGTTTCTCTTTGCGCCGAGTTTTCATCCGGCCTTGCGGCACGTGGCAGGGGTTCGCAAGCAGTTGCCGTTCCGCACCTTGTTCAATCTGGTTGGGCCGCTGGCCAACCCGGCTCGCCCTGAATATCAGCTTGTCGGCGTTCCGGATTCCAGGCTCGCTCAACTGATAGCCAATGCCCTCGCTCGACTCGGGATCACCCGAGCGGCTGTCGTCTCTGGGCCGGAAGGGCTGGACGAGGTCGGACTATCCGGACCGACTCAGGTGATCTGGATCGAGGGTAATCGGGTCGAGTCGCGCACCTGGTTGCCGGCGGAGTTTGGTCTTCCCGAGACCCGAGCCGACGAACTCCGGGTTTCTGATTCCAACGACAGCGCCGATCTCATCCTTCGGATGCTCGAAGGAGAACCCGGCCCCGTCCGATCGGTCGTGCTTGCCAATGCTGCCGCCGCCTTGATGGTCGCCGGGCATGCGAGCCGTCCGGCCGAAGGCGTCTCCCAGGCGGCCGAGGCGATTGACTCCGGCAAAGCTCGGGACTTGCTCGATCGCTGGATCAGGCTGACCCACCCCTCGACGTGA
- a CDS encoding GNAT family N-acetyltransferase yields the protein MKTGSLIVRDAQLSDRDALVSFNCSLALETEGKQLDPSVVGRGVERALTTEDRLRYWVAEREGKLLGQSAISREWSDWRCGWIWWLQSVYVVSEARGFGVFRALHSHIRETAHQTDEVIGLRLYVEQENHRAQKTYEALGMLPGGYVVFEELWPDRYGRSESVSEPTRHPFTSRGGSA from the coding sequence ATGAAGACCGGTTCCCTGATCGTCCGAGATGCTCAACTTTCGGATCGCGATGCCCTTGTGTCGTTCAATTGCTCGTTGGCACTCGAAACCGAAGGCAAACAGCTCGACCCTTCGGTCGTCGGTCGGGGCGTGGAACGAGCCCTGACGACGGAAGACCGCTTGCGATATTGGGTTGCCGAACGCGAGGGGAAGCTCCTCGGTCAATCCGCCATCTCCCGAGAGTGGAGCGACTGGAGATGCGGCTGGATCTGGTGGTTACAGAGCGTCTACGTGGTCAGCGAAGCCCGAGGGTTCGGGGTCTTTCGGGCTTTACATTCGCACATCAGGGAAACGGCTCACCAGACAGACGAGGTGATCGGGCTTCGGCTTTACGTCGAACAGGAGAATCACCGGGCTCAGAAGACTTACGAGGCTCTCGGGATGTTACCGGGCGGTTATGTTGTGTTTGAGGAACTGTGGCCCGATCGTTACGGTCGATCCGAGAGCGTGAGCGAACCGACTCGACATCCCTTCACGTCGAGGGGTGGGTCAGCCTGA
- a CDS encoding rhomboid family intramembrane serine protease, producing MGIYDRDYIQDRPGGFGLFVGGGSVVKTLILINVAVFLLGWLGGPPLRIFLDETFAARSESIVQHFQVWRLLTYAFLHDPSNLFHILWNMIFLWFVGRELEEIYGHRDFLTMYLTAAIIAGLCWSILDLSQGGQARMVGASGAVAAALFIYVLYYPNREILLFFVLPVPMWMFAIIFFGRDLLGLIQSLQGSTTAPIAFAAHLSGAAYGFLYKKYDLRWSRITSGWSWRWGRRSRLKIFTPEPRTRRPSRQGAKTPARSGSAGQIGSSGMFPDEHLDAKLDEILAKIAREGRSGLTEEENRILQEASERARNRRGERLR from the coding sequence ATGGGAATCTACGATCGCGACTACATTCAGGACCGCCCCGGCGGATTCGGCCTTTTTGTGGGCGGTGGATCGGTCGTCAAGACCCTGATCCTCATTAATGTCGCGGTCTTTCTGTTGGGATGGCTTGGCGGGCCACCCCTTCGGATCTTCCTGGACGAGACTTTCGCGGCCCGAAGCGAGTCGATCGTTCAACATTTTCAGGTCTGGCGACTGCTGACCTACGCCTTTCTTCACGACCCCTCGAACCTGTTCCATATCCTTTGGAACATGATTTTTTTATGGTTCGTGGGACGAGAGCTGGAAGAGATCTATGGTCATCGGGATTTCCTGACCATGTACCTCACGGCCGCGATCATCGCCGGGCTGTGCTGGTCGATTCTTGATCTGAGCCAAGGGGGTCAGGCTCGGATGGTGGGAGCCTCTGGTGCCGTTGCTGCGGCCTTGTTCATTTATGTGCTCTACTACCCAAACCGGGAGATTCTGCTCTTCTTCGTGCTTCCGGTGCCAATGTGGATGTTCGCCATCATCTTCTTTGGCCGAGACCTTCTCGGATTGATCCAGAGCCTCCAGGGGTCGACCACCGCTCCAATCGCCTTCGCCGCGCATCTTAGTGGAGCCGCCTACGGCTTTCTGTACAAAAAGTACGACCTGCGATGGTCTCGGATCACCAGCGGATGGAGCTGGAGATGGGGCCGTCGCAGCCGTTTGAAAATCTTCACTCCCGAACCGCGAACTCGGCGGCCCTCCCGTCAGGGAGCAAAGACTCCTGCCCGATCCGGCAGTGCGGGCCAGATCGGGTCTTCGGGCATGTTCCCCGATGAACACCTCGATGCCAAGCTCGATGAAATTCTCGCCAAGATTGCCCGGGAAGGACGTTCCGGCTTGACCGAGGAAGAAAACCGCATCCTTCAAGAGGCAAGCGAACGTGCCCGCAACCGCCGAGGCGAGCGACTGAGATGA
- a CDS encoding STAS domain-containing protein, which translates to MSLTPSDDGFTLERRGDVLIFVPSAHLEEFDLSTAEELSSVLLGPIQELPMPMLIVDLEGVDFFGSSFLSLLLRCWKAVLVKGGQMVLAGVSPRARELLRITSLDIVWPLYANRSEALSALQSD; encoded by the coding sequence ATGTCTCTGACCCCCTCAGACGATGGATTCACGCTCGAGCGTCGAGGCGACGTCCTGATCTTCGTTCCTTCCGCGCACCTTGAGGAATTTGACCTTTCGACCGCCGAGGAGCTGAGTTCGGTATTGCTTGGTCCGATTCAAGAACTGCCCATGCCGATGTTAATTGTCGACCTTGAAGGGGTCGATTTCTTCGGCTCCAGTTTTCTCAGCCTCTTGTTGCGGTGCTGGAAAGCGGTGCTGGTGAAAGGCGGACAAATGGTCCTGGCCGGGGTTTCTCCTCGGGCTCGCGAACTGTTGCGAATCACCTCCCTGGACATAGTCTGGCCCTTGTATGCAAACCGGTCCGAGGCACTCTCGGCGTTGCAATCCGATTGA
- a CDS encoding dihydrodipicolinate synthase family protein encodes MDLPHLHGIVPPLATPLGPDDVIDEPSLDRLTRALIDGGVHGLWIMGTTARFDLVTDRVARRAAELVVTINNGRIPLVLNVSDMSTRRTLERASRFDDLPYDYYAALPPWYLNLSAGELMSYFHALADDLSKPLVIYNAPWVCNQLSFEQLQVLAEHPRIVGVKDVCPSLFRTQNWTSATRRERNFTYLHGSDLIGTSTALGADGFVPAIGNAFPELCVAVWDAARSNDEARAFRLQNQLTRLARTMEFGSMHACLEVACRHRGFLTRMLPAPLASLDEATARRVVQEIETVGFIPEPEPTLGTASV; translated from the coding sequence ATGGATTTGCCTCATTTGCATGGGATCGTTCCTCCGCTGGCCACTCCGCTCGGGCCCGATGATGTGATCGACGAACCCTCCCTCGACCGGCTGACCCGCGCCTTGATTGACGGTGGGGTGCATGGATTGTGGATTATGGGGACCACTGCCCGATTTGACCTGGTGACCGACCGTGTCGCCCGTCGCGCGGCCGAACTGGTGGTCACGATCAATAACGGGCGCATCCCTTTGGTCCTGAATGTCTCGGACATGAGTACCCGGCGAACGCTCGAACGGGCCTCACGATTCGATGACCTGCCCTATGACTACTACGCCGCCTTGCCTCCCTGGTACTTGAATCTCTCGGCCGGCGAACTCATGTCCTATTTCCACGCCCTCGCCGACGATCTCAGCAAGCCGCTGGTGATATACAACGCCCCTTGGGTCTGCAATCAGCTCAGCTTCGAGCAACTCCAAGTCCTTGCCGAGCATCCCAGAATCGTCGGCGTCAAGGATGTTTGTCCCAGTCTCTTCCGAACCCAGAACTGGACCTCCGCCACACGTCGCGAACGGAATTTCACCTATCTTCATGGATCAGACCTGATCGGAACCTCCACTGCACTCGGGGCCGACGGCTTCGTTCCCGCAATCGGCAATGCCTTCCCCGAGCTTTGCGTGGCCGTTTGGGATGCGGCCCGGTCCAACGACGAAGCCCGTGCCTTCCGACTCCAGAATCAACTCACCCGCCTTGCCCGAACGATGGAGTTCGGTTCGATGCACGCCTGTCTCGAAGTGGCCTGCCGTCATCGGGGCTTCCTGACTCGGATGCTCCCGGCCCCGTTGGCATCTCTGGACGAGGCCACCGCGCGTCGTGTGGTTCAGGAGATCGAGACGGTCGGGTTCATACCGGAACCCGAGCCGACGCTTGGAACGGCTTCGGTCTGA
- a CDS encoding PLP-dependent cysteine synthase family protein — MSRTPPPLASSILETIGQTPLVELGRLVRLLNLSGRLFMKLEYFSPGGSKKDRVAAQIIGQARRDGTLREGQTVVELTSGNTGTGLAIVCRMLDHPFVAVMSRGNSIERVRMMAALGAEVALVDQAPGSIPGQVSGADLALVEATTQRVVSERGAFRVQQFEHPGNVLAHEQQTGPELWEQSGGTIDVYVDCPGTSGSLTGVARVLKRKNPSVRIYAVEPRNSAVLAGKSTGSQGHRIQGAGYSRSDSDLPLFERSHVDGFLQVTDQDVIASARLLAREEGIFAGFSTAAHLAAAFQLLQGAERGSTIAMLACDSGMKYLSTDLYES; from the coding sequence ATGTCACGCACTCCTCCGCCGCTTGCAAGCTCCATCCTTGAAACGATCGGCCAAACCCCTTTGGTCGAACTCGGCCGCCTGGTGAGGCTGCTCAACCTTAGCGGCCGACTCTTCATGAAGCTGGAATATTTCAGTCCCGGCGGCAGCAAGAAAGATCGTGTCGCTGCTCAAATCATCGGGCAAGCCCGTCGTGACGGAACCCTCCGTGAGGGTCAGACCGTTGTGGAATTGACAAGCGGGAATACCGGAACCGGTCTGGCAATCGTCTGTCGGATGCTTGATCATCCCTTCGTGGCGGTCATGTCTCGGGGCAACAGCATCGAACGAGTCCGGATGATGGCGGCGCTCGGCGCCGAGGTTGCGCTGGTGGACCAGGCCCCGGGATCAATTCCCGGCCAGGTCTCGGGGGCTGATCTTGCCCTGGTGGAAGCCACGACCCAGCGCGTTGTCTCGGAGCGAGGAGCCTTCCGTGTCCAGCAGTTCGAGCATCCCGGCAACGTGCTCGCCCACGAACAGCAGACCGGCCCCGAACTCTGGGAACAGTCTGGAGGGACGATCGACGTTTACGTCGATTGTCCCGGAACCAGCGGTTCCTTGACCGGCGTGGCTCGGGTGCTAAAACGAAAGAATCCTTCGGTCAGGATCTACGCCGTCGAGCCGAGGAATTCGGCCGTGCTTGCCGGCAAGAGCACCGGTTCGCAGGGACATCGGATTCAAGGGGCTGGCTATTCACGGAGCGACTCGGACTTACCCCTTTTTGAGCGATCACACGTCGATGGGTTTCTCCAGGTCACCGATCAGGACGTCATTGCTTCGGCTCGCTTGCTTGCCCGGGAGGAAGGAATCTTCGCCGGCTTCTCCACCGCCGCCCATCTGGCCGCCGCCTTCCAGTTGCTTCAGGGAGCCGAGCGAGGTTCGACGATTGCCATGCTCGCCTGCGACAGCGGAATGAAATACCTCTCCACGGACCTCTACGAGTCATGA